One genomic segment of Trichoplusia ni isolate ovarian cell line Hi5 chromosome 5, tn1, whole genome shotgun sequence includes these proteins:
- the LOC113493784 gene encoding katanin p60 ATPase-containing subunit A-like 2 encodes MAGVTRPMSQMRKIETKEALFRARKRILKYLVLGYLKQEGFFHTAETFCAEAALTGEYEVCDNIDLDIILQDYCSYYLIRFNKQPQFCRKIEEQPPLRRPPTRKAKTVEEREKADVCEKEDVDLPSSFTVKKLLKDEQSVQSIPAIERKSLAGFLSHATPDKKQLVELLYQDIIKPTGVCWDDVKGLTSAKSLLMESVVYPVRYPEVFTGLLEPWRGVLLHGPPGTGKTMLAKAVAGESCCTFFNVSCSTIINKWRGETEKIIKVLFEMASYYAPSIIFMDEVETLASDRSAPGEHEASRRMKAQLLTELDGIGEREGIIFLLANSNLPWEIDPAMLRRLEKRIHIPLPDFKTREELFQKYLSAKNVELYPKVDFKELASRTDGYSGSDIKLVCKEAIMSTVRKMLPTMSGRGSTVNRKDRLELANILTAIEKTKPVSKNLARRHQDWQNEMGCS; translated from the exons ATGGCTGGAGTCACGAGACCCATGAGTCAAATGAGAAAAATTGAAACT AAAGAAGCTCTCTTCCGGGCTCGGAAGCGTATCCTCAAGTACCTTGTGCTGGGCTACCTGAAGCAGGAGGGCTTCTTCCACACCGCCGAGACGTTCTGTGCGGAGGCGGCCCTCACCGGCGAGTATGAGGTCTGCGATAACATCGATCTGGACATCATATTACAA GACTACTGCAGCTACTACTTAATCCGGTTCAACAAACAGCCTCAGTTCTGCCGCAAGATCGAGGAGCAGCCCCCTCTCAGGCGACCCCCCACTAGGAAGGCGAAGACCGTTGAGGAGAGGGAGAAAGCTGATGTGTGTGAAAAGGAAGATGTTGACTTACCTTCGTCTTTCACTGTTAAGAAGCTGCTGAAG GATGAACAATCAGTACAGTCAATCCCAGCCATAGAGAGGAAGTCCCTCGCTGGTTTCCTCAGCCATGCGACCCCAGACaagaagcagttggtggagctATTGTACCAGGACATCATTAAACCGACCGGTGTGTGCTGGGACGACGTGAAGGGTCTGACGTCAGCTAAGAGCCTGCTGATGGAGTCTGTCGTGTATCCAGTAAG GTATCCCGAAGTATTCACGGGCCTGCTGGAGCCGTGGCGAGGCGTCCTCCTCCACGGGCCGCCGGGCACGGGCAAGACGATGCTGGCGAAAGCCGTCGCCGGCGAGAGCTGCTGCACTTTCTTCAACGTTTCCTGTAGCACCATTATCAATAAGTGGAGGGGGGAGACCGAGAAGATTATTAAG GTCTTATTCGAGATGGCATCCTACTACGCCCCTTCAATAATATTCATGGATGAGGTAGAGACCCTCGCGTCAGATCGCTCAGCGCCCGGCGAGCACGAGGCGTCGCGCcggatgaaggcacaactactCACTGAACTGGACGGCATTGGGGAAAGAGAGGGAATCATATTTTTACTGGCCAACTCTAATTTGCCTtg GGAAATAGACCCAGCCATGCTACGACGTCTTGAGAAACGAATCCACATTCCTCTCCCAGACTTCAAGACTCGAGAAGAGCTGTTTCAAAAGTACTTGAGCGCTAAGAACGTGGAGCTATACCCGAAGGTGGACTTCAAGGAGTTGGCTTCACGCACCGACGGCTACTCCGGCAGTGACATCAAGCTGGTCTGCAAGGAGGCCATCATGTCTACTGTGAGGAAGATGCTGCCTACTATGAGTGGGAGAG GTAGTACCGTGAATCGGAAGGACAGGTTGGAACTGGCGAACATACTGACAGCTATCGAGAAGACGAAGCCAGTGTCCAAAAACTTGGCTAGGAGGCACCAGGACTGGCAGAATGAGATGGGGTGTTCGTAA
- the LOC113493785 gene encoding BTB/POZ domain-containing protein 2-like codes for MASGSKNDIVNRLLNVRLDDGGGGDELPPQNMLPSNQLSRQLGQIQEEDNGQPSGPLATASPIENLQPFNNTGGRLHNWQATKTTVKERLSFLFNNEILCDVHFIVGKDANQQVIPAHKFVLSVGSAVFDAMFNGVLATKSDEVELPDVEPAAFLHLLKFLYSDEVRIGPESVMTTLYTAKKYAVAALEEHCVDFLKSNLGTDNAFLLLTQARLFDEPQLAALCLEMIDKNTADALNAEGFTDIDQDTLNAVLERDTLRIREAKIFSAVLRWSEAECIRRQLPVTPSNQRMVLGRAFNAIRFPLMSVEEFAMGPAQSGLLDDREIVQLFLYFTVNPKPNVGFLDTPRCCMTGKELTVNRFPQTESRWGYSGTTDRIRFTVDQRIFVVGFGLYGSYFGPTEYEVHLQIIHLATKKVCGSNTTTFCCDGTDDTFRAMFKEPVEILPHTSYIASAKLKGTDSYYGTKGLRRVTVDCNNGEKVVFQFSYAAGNNNGTSVEDGQIPAIIFYI; via the exons ATGGCATCTGGGTCTAAAAATGATATAGTTAATAGATTGTTGAATGTGAGACTGGATGACGGCGGTGGCGGAGATGAGCTGCCGCCGCAGAACATGCTGCCATCGAACCAGCTGTCGCGGCAGCTCGGCCAGATCCAGGAGGAGGACAACGGCCAGCCGAGCGGGCCGCTGGCCACGGCTTCCCCCATAGAAAACCTTCAGCCCTTCAACAACACCGGCGGCCGCTTGCACAACTGGCAGGCCACTAAAACGACTGTTAAAGAGAGGTTATCGTTCCTTTTTAATAACGAAATTCTATGTGATGTACATTTTATAGTGGGCAAGGATGCCAACCAGCAGGTGATCCCTGCGCATAAGTTTGTGCTATCTGTGGGGAGTGCGGTGTTCGACGCTATGTTCAATGGAGTGCTAGCAACAAAGTCTGATGAGGTGGAGTTACCGGATGTGGAGCCGGCAGCATTCCTACACTTACTAAAGTTCCTATACTCTGATGAGGTGCGAATTGGGCCAGAGAGTGTGATGACAACACTGTATACAGCTAAGAAGTATGCTGTGGCTGCCTTAGAAGAACATTGTGTAGATTTCTTGAAAAGTAATTTGGGCACAGACAATGCATTCCTCCTGTTGACGCAGGCACGGTTGTTTGATGAGCCACAGCTGGCAGCATTGTGTTTAGAGATGATAGACAAGAATACTGCGGATGCTTTAAATGCTGAAGGGTTCACAGATATCGATCAGGACACATTGAATGCAGTTTTGGAAAG AGACACGCTCCGCATCAGAGAAGCGAAGATCTTTTCAGCGGTACTCCGGTGGTCCGAAGCGGAATGTATACGGAGGCAGCTGCCTGTCACGCCTTCCAACCAGAGGATGGTCCTCGGCCGAGCCTTCAACGCCATTCGCTTCCCCCTCATGTCCGTCGAAGAGTTCGCGATGGGACCAGCGCAAAGTGGCCTCCTAGACGACAGAGAAATAGTCCAGTTGTTCCTATACTTCACAGTGAATCCTAAGCCAAATGTGGGGTTTCTCGACACGCCCCGCTGCTGTATGACGGGTAAAGAGCTCACGGTGAACAGGTTTCCCCAGACGGAGTCCAGGTGGGGCTACAGCGGGACCACCGACAGAATCCGGTTTACGGTCGATCAGAGAATTTTTGTCGTCGGCTTTGGATTGTATGGATCGTATTTTGGGCCGACGGAGTACGAGGTACACTTACAG ATAATTCACCTAGCGACGAAAAAGGTGTGCGGTTCGAACACGACTACGTTTTGTTGCGACGGTACCGACGACACGTTCCGCGCCATGTTCAAGGAACCAGTCGAGATCCTGCCACACACCTCATACATAGCTAGCGCAAAACTAAAG GGTACCGACTCTTACTACGGCACAAAAGGGCTGCGCAGAGTAACAGTTGATTGCAATAATGGCGAGAAAGTCGTCTTCCAGTTTTCATATGCGGCCGGCAACAACAACGGCACCTCCGTGGAGGACGGCCAGATACCAGCCATCATCTTCTACATATAA